In the Leptospira limi genome, one interval contains:
- a CDS encoding MATE family efflux transporter has protein sequence MKPTRLNQKILSLAIPVFFGMISYTAIMVADTAMVGKLGEVPLASVGFGGMVYFSIFAFLMGGSMAVQIIVARRFGEKNERGVGITLVNSIYLSLVLGSLLSYFGYIYAPNLMAWIGDDPEVIEVAGVYLSYRFVGTVLFFVGFALRGFFDGIGIVQVGMISSIVAAVTNIFFNWLLIFGNWGFPALGVKGAAIASSLSSVPSLLVVVFYFFRKDVIKFFRYQIFSPSYEIIKELCIVGFAPALEGTLVNFAFSGFYKIAGMISTTTLASASVVLTCLSLSFMPGFSFGIAATTILGQAMGQGKIRLAYEGTMRSATFSAIVMGSMGLFFIVGGPWLISLFTDVPTVMKEAYPALCIVALIQVGDAYHMVVGSALRSAGMMYYVMYVYLIVSFLIMLPLAYLFGIVLAWGTIGIWSAFFIWILLMAVLFVGKFRRKEWVSIRI, from the coding sequence TTGAAGCCAACTAGACTCAATCAGAAAATTCTTAGTTTAGCAATCCCTGTTTTTTTTGGAATGATCAGTTATACAGCCATTATGGTAGCGGATACTGCTATGGTAGGTAAGTTAGGGGAAGTGCCTCTTGCCTCTGTCGGATTTGGTGGTATGGTCTACTTTTCCATTTTTGCTTTTCTCATGGGTGGATCCATGGCAGTTCAAATCATCGTAGCACGAAGATTTGGTGAGAAAAATGAAAGAGGGGTTGGAATCACCCTTGTTAATTCAATTTATTTATCATTGGTTTTGGGTTCTTTATTATCATATTTCGGATACATTTATGCTCCAAATTTAATGGCTTGGATTGGTGATGATCCAGAAGTGATCGAGGTTGCTGGAGTATATTTATCATATCGATTTGTCGGAACAGTTTTATTTTTTGTTGGATTCGCCTTACGCGGATTTTTTGACGGAATTGGTATTGTACAAGTTGGAATGATATCCTCAATTGTCGCTGCTGTTACGAATATCTTTTTTAACTGGTTACTGATTTTTGGAAACTGGGGATTCCCTGCTTTGGGAGTCAAAGGTGCGGCGATTGCATCTAGTTTGAGTTCGGTGCCATCTCTCCTTGTTGTTGTATTTTATTTCTTTCGAAAGGACGTGATCAAGTTCTTTCGTTACCAAATATTTTCACCTAGTTACGAAATTATAAAAGAACTATGTATAGTTGGTTTTGCACCTGCATTGGAAGGCACACTCGTAAACTTTGCATTCTCTGGTTTTTATAAAATTGCTGGTATGATCAGCACAACAACACTAGCTTCCGCGAGTGTTGTGTTAACGTGTCTTAGTTTGTCTTTTATGCCAGGTTTTTCCTTTGGAATTGCAGCTACTACAATTCTTGGCCAAGCGATGGGCCAAGGGAAAATTCGTTTGGCTTATGAAGGTACAATGCGCTCTGCCACTTTCTCAGCAATTGTGATGGGAAGTATGGGGCTCTTTTTTATCGTAGGTGGGCCATGGCTCATCAGTTTATTTACCGATGTTCCCACAGTTATGAAGGAAGCATACCCTGCTTTGTGCATTGTGGCACTCATCCAAGTGGGTGATGCCTATCATATGGTCGTTGGATCAGCACTTCGAAGTGCAGGGATGATGTACTATGTGATGTATGTTTATTTGATAGTATCTTTTCTCATCATGTTACCTCTTGCTTATTTATTCGGGATTGTCCTAGCATGGGGAACGATTGGGATCTGGTCTGCGTTTTTTATTTGGATTTTACTCATGGCAGTGCTTTTTGTCGGAAAATTTCGTAGAAAGGAGTGGGTAAGTATACGAATTTAA
- a CDS encoding potassium channel family protein produces the protein MQRKKIAVIGIGSFGKLFVRYLFEDGHEVIAIDKDPIVIDSIKDFVTVAVTLDATDEHALRSQGIGDVDYAVIALADDFETSIICADSLKKSGVSLIYARYQTDLQKKVLELLGIHDLFNPEERAAKSMAETFSFAGMRSSFLLSDEYSVVEVTVPKRYINKTIADADLRHKYNINVITIKRPTTNKDSKRTSDSKIEKILGIPHGNTVLREDDIVVLFGSQTDLTKFLET, from the coding sequence ATGCAAAGAAAAAAAATTGCAGTGATTGGAATTGGAAGTTTTGGGAAACTATTTGTTCGTTATCTTTTTGAGGATGGACACGAAGTCATTGCTATAGATAAAGATCCAATCGTTATAGATTCGATAAAAGATTTTGTAACAGTAGCTGTTACTTTGGATGCAACAGATGAACATGCTCTCCGTTCTCAAGGAATTGGCGATGTTGATTATGCTGTAATTGCATTAGCTGACGATTTTGAAACTTCCATCATTTGTGCTGATAGTTTAAAAAAATCTGGAGTTAGTTTAATTTATGCAAGATACCAAACTGATCTTCAAAAAAAAGTATTAGAACTATTAGGTATACACGATTTATTCAATCCGGAAGAAAGAGCAGCAAAAAGTATGGCAGAAACTTTTTCATTTGCAGGAATGCGATCGAGTTTTCTATTATCAGATGAATATAGCGTAGTCGAAGTTACCGTTCCCAAAAGATACATCAACAAAACAATTGCGGATGCAGACCTAAGACACAAATACAACATCAATGTGATTACAATCAAACGACCAACAACAAATAAAGATTCAAAACGCACATCTGATTCAAAAATTGAGAAAATATTAGGGATTCCTCATGGAAATACTGTTCTCCGCGAAGATGACATTGTTGTTTTATTTGGATCCCAAACAGATCTTACAAAATTTTTAGAGACTTAA
- a CDS encoding amidohydrolase family protein, whose translation MYIDLHNHLYGCLPPETLFRIGKNNPNPRWHLYLESFEKAYGIKIRPSTFFDDYADIKEFSKLYHFKEKAPFLHFQAKFNLIIALVKFDEREITEVSHDVVFSNSLEDIGYAEYRLMFGKEEPKESFYTKLMASLEGLKKGEESAKKAGKPIQAKLVMSLHRDLNFERHYDWMKNWMEKESLIRDGLVGIDFCHIEEGFPPKDKQSFFHSINKDNKAEPKTALSILYHVGESFRDKTPFSAVRWIVESAEYGAHRLGHALALGIGSDYFLGEERTELVSEAKDQIEHELMFYDEITTYGPFYAKEELELKRKEIKSKPDTEIMTIPFDETQSQYLHTFQNYAMSKIAKTNVVIECCPSSNLYIGMLESHIDHPITRFLQNDVKITIGSDDPGLFGTTMEEEYNHAHTAGVSKKDLELIRSVSLDYRSTKLSGRDLD comes from the coding sequence ATGTATATCGATCTACACAACCACCTTTATGGATGTTTACCCCCTGAAACATTGTTTCGAATTGGAAAAAATAACCCTAACCCAAGATGGCATCTATATCTAGAGTCATTTGAAAAAGCATATGGAATTAAAATTCGTCCCTCTACCTTCTTTGATGATTATGCGGACATAAAAGAATTTTCGAAACTATATCATTTTAAAGAAAAAGCCCCATTTTTGCATTTCCAAGCAAAGTTTAATCTGATTATCGCCTTAGTAAAGTTTGATGAAAGGGAAATAACAGAGGTCTCTCATGATGTCGTTTTTTCAAATAGTTTAGAAGACATAGGTTATGCCGAATACCGATTGATGTTTGGAAAAGAAGAGCCTAAAGAAAGTTTTTATACCAAACTAATGGCTTCACTTGAAGGTTTGAAAAAAGGAGAAGAGTCAGCAAAAAAAGCAGGAAAACCGATCCAAGCAAAACTTGTGATGTCTTTACATAGAGATCTAAATTTTGAAAGGCATTATGATTGGATGAAAAACTGGATGGAAAAAGAATCTCTCATTCGAGATGGACTTGTTGGCATTGACTTCTGTCATATTGAAGAAGGATTTCCTCCAAAAGATAAACAATCTTTTTTTCATTCGATCAACAAAGACAACAAAGCAGAACCTAAAACTGCATTGTCGATCCTCTACCACGTAGGCGAAAGTTTTCGAGACAAAACTCCATTTTCTGCAGTACGTTGGATCGTCGAATCGGCTGAATATGGGGCACATCGACTTGGACATGCTCTTGCACTTGGTATTGGTTCTGATTATTTTTTAGGAGAGGAACGCACAGAACTTGTTTCTGAAGCAAAAGACCAAATAGAACACGAACTAATGTTTTATGACGAAATCACCACCTATGGTCCGTTTTATGCAAAAGAAGAACTAGAACTAAAACGAAAAGAAATCAAATCAAAACCTGATACAGAAATAATGACGATTCCTTTTGATGAAACTCAGTCCCAATACCTTCACACCTTTCAAAACTATGCGATGTCAAAAATAGCAAAAACAAATGTTGTGATCGAATGTTGCCCATCTTCGAATTTGTATATAGGAATGTTAGAATCCCATATCGATCATCCTATCACTCGGTTTTTACAAAACGATGTCAAAATTACGATTGGATCGGATGATCCTGGTTTATTTGGTACAACCATGGAAGAAGAATACAACCATGCACATACGGCAGGAGTATCAAAAAAAGACTTAGAGTTGATACGTTCTGTCTCATTGGACTACCGTTCCACGAAACTTTCCGGGCGTGATTTGGATTGA
- a CDS encoding cobalamin-binding protein — MGPERIICLTEEPTEMIYLLGEERRIVGISVYTERPVRAKEEKTKVSAFISGNIKKILSLESDLVIGFSDIQGQLAKDLIERGLNVLIFNQRSINEIICNMQIIGNLVGQSEKAKSITDGWQKQIQTWQKENESISNKPTVFFQEWDEPIITGIQWVSEAIALAGGIDSFSHLKDRKLAKDRIIQANDVRDANPDIYVGSWCGKDMDRDWVKNKPEWQTTGFIQNNRIYEMDPSIILQPGPALFLEGIPKLRDLFSKA, encoded by the coding sequence ATGGGTCCAGAAAGAATCATCTGTTTAACAGAAGAACCAACAGAGATGATTTATCTGTTAGGCGAAGAGCGGCGAATTGTAGGAATCTCTGTTTATACGGAAAGGCCTGTCCGTGCCAAAGAAGAAAAAACAAAAGTTTCCGCTTTTATCAGCGGCAATATCAAAAAAATACTCTCTCTTGAATCAGATCTTGTCATTGGATTTTCTGACATCCAAGGCCAACTCGCAAAAGATCTCATTGAACGCGGGTTAAATGTCCTTATTTTCAACCAACGTTCTATCAATGAAATTATCTGCAATATGCAAATCATCGGAAACCTTGTAGGTCAGTCTGAAAAAGCCAAATCCATCACGGATGGCTGGCAGAAACAAATCCAAACATGGCAAAAGGAAAACGAATCCATTTCTAACAAACCCACTGTGTTTTTTCAGGAATGGGACGAACCCATCATCACAGGGATCCAATGGGTAAGCGAAGCCATCGCACTGGCAGGTGGGATTGATAGTTTCTCCCACCTAAAAGATCGCAAATTAGCGAAAGACCGTATCATCCAAGCAAATGATGTAAGAGACGCAAACCCAGACATTTATGTTGGCTCATGGTGTGGGAAGGATATGGACAGGGATTGGGTGAAAAACAAACCCGAATGGCAAACAACAGGTTTTATCCAAAACAACCGAATTTATGAGATGGACCCAAGCATTATATTACAACCAGGCCCTGCTTTATTTTTAGAAGGCATTCCAAAACTCAGAGATCTATTTTCAAAAGCTTAA
- a CDS encoding TrkH family potassium uptake protein, producing MKSKRIFVFLHHLIQYLQVQRYEIRKFYMEYIRPIGRVFYIFFGFLSVTILILDFGFYYPEEWKPYVTISIRTLVSFFICYETLHLTFTNKKWKEYLNIHKIELTILLMLGLEMIYEENIIQILKSYHISGNDTTLIFLSANQFLFLFSNLAHFFRLSKKRDSKKLNPSIVFVISFAFIIFVGVCFLHFPKSTLVHVNTIDIIFTTISATCVTGLSTVDISSQFTLTGQLVILLLIQVGGLGLMTLTSFFSIFLTGKGSVSDTLMIKDLLSEETMGRAKEILKQITLQTLFIEMIGALFLFYSFPEDYPLPLPEKIYYSVFHSISAFCNAGFSLMPNGLATDAFKESEGFLSVIMLLIVFGGLGFPVIYQLRTKLSNPFDPKFRWSITSKLVFFVTGFLLLFGTVSCYFLESQLSLNGLPIEKQIFHSLFYSVTTRTAGFNTFDLSLMGYPMTFISFFLMWVGASPVSTGGGIKTTTLAISFMNISNQVRGKEKMEIGHRMIAHSTIARASATIVLSLFVIFIAIFCLLLTENANFIDLCYEVVSAFGTVGLTRGLTPHLSDFGKILICIVMFVGRVGILTLLIAFSKKVDHISYEYPKEYVVVG from the coding sequence TTGAAGTCCAAACGTATTTTTGTTTTTTTACACCATCTAATTCAATACTTACAAGTCCAAAGATATGAAATTCGTAAATTTTATATGGAATACATTCGGCCGATAGGCAGAGTGTTTTATATTTTTTTTGGTTTTTTATCGGTTACTATTTTAATTTTAGATTTTGGTTTTTATTATCCGGAAGAATGGAAACCATATGTTACTATCTCCATCCGAACTCTCGTCAGTTTTTTTATCTGTTATGAAACTTTACACTTAACTTTTACAAATAAAAAATGGAAGGAATATTTAAACATACATAAGATTGAACTTACCATTTTATTGATGTTAGGTCTAGAAATGATCTATGAAGAAAACATCATTCAAATCTTAAAATCCTATCACATTTCTGGTAATGACACTACATTGATTTTTTTATCAGCAAATCAGTTTTTATTTCTATTTTCCAATTTAGCTCACTTCTTTCGTTTATCCAAAAAAAGAGATTCCAAAAAACTCAACCCATCCATCGTTTTTGTCATTTCTTTTGCATTTATCATTTTTGTTGGAGTGTGTTTTTTACATTTTCCTAAATCAACTCTCGTACATGTAAATACAATCGATATCATATTTACTACGATAAGTGCAACTTGTGTAACAGGATTATCGACGGTTGATATTAGTAGTCAGTTTACACTCACTGGTCAGCTTGTGATTTTACTTCTCATTCAAGTTGGTGGACTAGGACTCATGACTCTAACCAGTTTTTTTTCCATTTTTTTAACTGGAAAAGGTTCCGTAAGTGATACCTTGATGATTAAAGATCTTCTTTCAGAAGAAACAATGGGTCGTGCAAAGGAAATTTTAAAACAAATTACATTACAAACTTTATTCATCGAAATGATTGGTGCTCTATTTCTTTTTTATAGTTTTCCTGAAGACTATCCTCTTCCTTTACCTGAAAAAATTTATTATTCAGTGTTTCATTCGATTTCTGCATTTTGTAATGCTGGTTTTAGTTTAATGCCAAATGGATTGGCAACAGATGCTTTTAAAGAATCGGAAGGGTTTTTATCAGTTATTATGTTACTCATTGTATTTGGTGGTTTGGGTTTTCCCGTTATCTACCAATTAAGAACAAAATTATCAAATCCATTTGATCCTAAGTTTCGCTGGTCAATTACATCTAAACTTGTTTTTTTCGTAACGGGATTCTTACTCTTATTTGGAACAGTAAGTTGTTATTTCCTCGAAAGTCAATTATCCTTAAATGGTTTACCGATTGAGAAACAGATATTTCATTCTTTATTTTATTCGGTGACCACTAGGACAGCTGGTTTCAATACTTTTGATTTATCTTTAATGGGATATCCGATGACATTCATTTCATTTTTTCTAATGTGGGTTGGTGCATCTCCAGTTTCAACTGGTGGAGGGATCAAAACAACTACACTTGCAATCTCATTTATGAATATTAGCAATCAGGTTCGAGGGAAAGAAAAAATGGAAATTGGGCACCGAATGATTGCTCATTCAACAATTGCAAGAGCAAGTGCAACGATTGTCTTATCTTTATTTGTTATTTTTATAGCGATCTTTTGTCTTTTACTTACAGAAAATGCAAATTTTATCGACTTATGTTATGAAGTGGTTTCCGCTTTTGGAACTGTCGGGTTAACAAGAGGTTTGACTCCTCATTTATCGGATTTTGGAAAAATCTTAATTTGTATAGTGATGTTTGTAGGAAGAGTAGGAATCTTAACTCTACTCATTGCCTTTTCTAAGAAAGTAGATCATATTTCTTACGAATATCCAAAAGAATATGTAGTGGTTGGTTGA